In Macaca thibetana thibetana isolate TM-01 chromosome 8, ASM2454274v1, whole genome shotgun sequence, one DNA window encodes the following:
- the LY6D gene encoding lymphocyte antigen 6D produces the protein MPLAGGLPTPAQPVPIRPPQCRGPHCSQMTPEMRKVLLLLAILAVATGPALALRCHVCTSSSNCKKPQVCPAGSRSCRTMHTVEPLRGNLVTKDCVESCTPSYTLQGQVSSGTGSIQCCQEDLCNEKLHNAAPTRTTFAHSLGLVLGLLALVLAPSL, from the exons ATGCCGCTGGCTGGCGGACTGCCCACCCCCGCCCAGCCCGTGCCTATAAGGCCTCCGCAGTGCAGGGGCCCCCACTGCTCCCAGATGACACCAGAGATGAGGAAAGTCCTGCTGCTCCTCGCCATCCTGGCCGTGGCTACGGGGCCAG CCCTTGCCCTGCGCTGCCACGTGTGCACCAGCTCCAGCAACTGTAAGAAGCCTCAGGTCTGCCCGGCCGGCTCTCGCTCCTGCAGGACCATGCACACGG TGGAGCCTCTGAGGGGGAATCTGGTGACGAAGGACTGTGTGGAGTCGTGCACACCCAGCTACACCCTGCAAGGCCAGGTCAGCAGCGGCACCGGCTCCATCCAGTGCTGCCAGGAGGACCTGTGCAATGAGAAGCTGCACAATGCTGCACCGACCCGCACCACCTTCGCCCACAGCCTGGGGCTGGTCCTGGGCCTCCTGGCCCTCGTCTTGGCCCCCAGCCTGTGA
- the LYNX1 gene encoding ly-6/neurotoxin-like protein 1 isoform X1, with the protein MTPLLTLFLVVLMGLPLAPVQALDCHVCAYNGDNCFNPMRCPAMVAYCMTTRTCDLVHNSETLKEVERGRKKQRGPRWICRAFLLVLCPTTLGGLCSSSSLGSRGGPESASSSQDLLLSGPSPALRSLPDRRVDRTTWAARETRGSPPVDSPASFRPAPSFICILRSKGW; encoded by the exons ATGACGCCCCTGCTCACCCTGTTCCTGGTGGTCCTCATGGGCTTACCTCTGG CCCCAGTCCAGGCCTTGGACTGCCATGTGTGTGCCTACAACGGAGACAACTGCTTCAACCCCATGCGCTGCCCGGCTATGGTTGCCTACTGCATGACTACGCGCACCT GCGATTTGGTTCATAATTCTGAAACTCTGAAAGAGGTCGAAAGAGGTCGAAAGAAGCAGAGAGGCCCTCGGTGGATATGCCGAGCTTTTCTGCTGGTGCTTTGTCCCACTACTCTGGGTGGCCTGTGCTCCTCTTCGAGCCTCGGTTCACGGGGAGGGCCTGAATCTGCCAGCTCCTCTCAGGATCTCCTTCTCTCCGGGCCCTCCCCAGCCTTAAGGAGCCTCCCAGACAGAAGGGTGGACAGAACCACCTGGGCAGCCCGAGAGACACGCGGGAGTCCTCCTGTGGACAGCCCTGCCAGCTTCCGCCCAGCCCCAAGCTTCATTTGCATCTTGAGGAGTAAGGGGTGGTGA
- the LYNX1 gene encoding ly-6/neurotoxin-like protein 1 isoform X2 codes for MTPLLTLFLVVLMGLPLAPVQALDCHVCAYNGDNCFNPMRCPAMVAYCMTTRTYYTPTRMKVSKSCVPSCFETVYDGYSKHASTTSCCQYDLCNSAGLAIPATLALAPVLLATLWGLL; via the exons ATGACGCCCCTGCTCACCCTGTTCCTGGTGGTCCTCATGGGCTTACCTCTGG CCCCAGTCCAGGCCTTGGACTGCCATGTGTGTGCCTACAACGGAGACAACTGCTTCAACCCCATGCGCTGCCCGGCTATGGTTGCCTACTGCATGACTACGCGCACCT ACTACACCCCCACCAGGATGAAGGTCAGTAAGTCCTGCGTGCCCAGCTGCTTCGAGACTGTGTACGATGGCTACTCCAAGCACGCGTCCACCACCTCCTGTTGCCAGTATGACCTCTGCAACAGCGCCGGCCTTGCCATCCCGGCCACCCTCGCCCTGGCCCCCGTCCTCCTGGCCACCCTCTGGGGTCTGCTCTAA